Genomic segment of Anguilla rostrata isolate EN2019 chromosome 13, ASM1855537v3, whole genome shotgun sequence:
AGTGCTCCACCACTGCCAGAGACTCCCTGCAGCGAGACACGAGACCCCCTCTCATCTGTGCACTGCCGCACTCATCCAAGAGAACGCTACAGCACGCTGGTGCTACATGGTCCTGGTGCTACACGACTCTGGTGCTAATAGAGATGCTAGTATAGGAGGCCGACTTGCGtggctgtgcacacacagggaaaTGGTCCATGATGCTAGCAGCTCTTCTACATATCCACTCATAATTTCATAaaccagctgttttttttcctaaaaacaACATTTCCGTCACAAGCATTCTCATCATCCATCAGCTCTGTCCTTATAAAATGTAAAGGGATTCATGCAAAACAGCATTATTACATGTCATTACACACGCAAAAAGGCAGCGGTCTCTTACTTGATAGAGGGGTGGATGGGGTCTGAGAGCTGCACTTTCCTCAGTGTCTCCTCCCCACCCTGCAACACACAGCATCCTTATTACAGTTTCCACATTTTAAGGGCTCCTTCAGTGTGATGATCAGAGAATGAGAATGGGAGCACAACTAGCACCACATCTGTGATTAGAAACAAGTTTAGCATGCATTGCACAAGATGTTGAATACAGCTGCAATTAGGGGTGTCGTGTGAGATTTTCACAGTATGATAACCTTGTCCAAAAATATCAGTTATACGCATCGCAGTATTATGCGGCCATTTACAAAACACCAAAAAGCATGTTCTGAGTTGACCCACCAGGTTacacaataatgaataataaacagaaataaagtgGACAGTTTGACTTAAAGTCAAATGGTGACCTGGAGTGGTAGTTTGGGGGTCTCTGCATTTTTCGGGGTCTCACCTTGACGAGGCTGAGGTACTCGCACACAGCCGAGCGGGCCGCCACAGGGAGCCTCCTGGCGGAGTCGTCACAAACCCAGCAATGCACCCCCCTCCTGCCCGAATACACCCACAGACAGTGCCGGAAACCAAAGTCCTCTGCACcccaaaaaacaacacagaacaTATCACACCATAATACAGCACATGACATGCCCCATCCCAGCAGCATTTCTaacaaaataacacataaaCATGACCCACTCTAATGTCTCCTGTACCACACTCTGCGGCTTATTTCAGCACTAAATGGTGTTGCCGGGTTACGGGAGATTCCTGGCTTTGTGCGGAATGAGCAGCAACCCTCTGTGCTGCACAGTGCACTTATTGCTCTTCAAATAAACAAGAAATTTAAGAAAGGAGAGACACTATTAtgaaccacaaaaaaacacaatgaaacgAAAAAGAGCCAGATGCCACTCGCTATGAGAATCTAGACAGGTTCCAAACACTCAGCTTTTCTTCTGTTCAGATActcatatgtttatttttgggcAGCACCATCAAATGACAGGCAGTTCTGCAGTAATTAATCAGGAAATATGAGCTGCCCGTCATACACATAATTCCTATATACAGATGTACAGAATAAATATGTACTTATGCATATTTCTGTGCCGACCAGTTTAACAGAATACCTTCTGTAGCAGGATGTGTTCCTTACTGCTCTGCTGTCACCATTAAACAGTGGCAAAAAGCTGCTCAGTATTCCTGTGGTACAGCTGAATACTGGCAACGAGCAAGGCTGTACGTGACAGCAACAGCCAGCACAGAGAGCCTTACCCCGAAGGGCCCTGTCCAGGATGCGTATCGCGATGGTCATCAGAGTCCAGCATTTGGGGCAGATGTCCGCTGAACTGTGAACAATAACAGTGTGCGAGCATCTGGTCAGTGAAGGAAATATCTTTGTTGGAACCTCCTGGATACAGATCTCACAGGCCACATATTACAGCATACCTGCAGCAGCttctgacatcatcataatcagTCATGTCAATGTCAAAGACCAGCTCTTTCTCCAGCGCCTGGAAAGTTCCAGACTTCACGGTGTTGTGCTGATTGGGCTGGGTCGGGGAAAATACAACCACAGGTTTACATTAAACCACAATTCATGTCTACAAGAAACCTCAATGTACTGTAACCGCTGCCTGACGAAGTCACGGTAGAAACAGTGCTATGCATTAAACCCAATCCCGACTCACCCTGTGGCTGTAGACAGCACCGATGTCGATCTTGTATGGATTCATCTTCTGCATCTCCTTCTCCAGTTCGCTCTGGTTGCTGAAGGACTGGTAACGGACGTAAATGTCATCCTTCAGGGTAAAAGAGAACTCGCGATTCTGGAAGTAGTTTTTTGTCACTgcaggaacaaaataaaatgttgctttaataaataatttagtcaAAGAATCTGGATATTCATTAGTCTAGCGATCTGTTAACTATAGCTTGTGCAAGAAATTGACAAcacctagctaacgttaacccacttgcattagctagctatctatAGCCTTAACAATCTCATTTGTAGCTATGATAACACGACTTAACAGTTCTGCCGAGATAGAATGGTTACATATGTAGGCTAGCTAATGTTTGttaaacaaatatgaatttacTAGCGAATGCTGTTAGCTAACTGGCAGTTCGTCATTTCCTTACCATACATTAGAAGCGCAAGATTTGCAAATGGAATAATTAGCCACCAAGCCACGCAATTTCTACATTAATTTAGACTCACCTCCGCCGTAATTCAACCAACGATAATACTGTGCAAAGGGGAAAAGTCGTCGGTAGTATAGGGGTAGAAGGTCCGGCAAACTCGCGGAGTCGTAATTGCATGCAGGCATTTCTCGCGAAAATCTGTAGCTAACCAGCTCAAAACGTTGCTGTGGGTTTTCAGAAGTAAGTTACGTGGCAAGAACAAAAGCGACCAACTCCAATGAATGTACGTATTCAATAAAACACAACAGTCAGCcgttcattttcacaaattaatCTAGCTACAGAAAATGGTCTTTCCTCCTGGACAGTGTCAGTTTCCGAAAAAGCGCGCGGGAACGGTATGAAAcgagaaagaaaataacagaGTCTCGAGCTTGCTGGGATATGTAGTCTGAATGTTTGATGAGCCATGCCAAATAATTTCTACGATCACTAGATGGAGTCCTCTCTGCCAAAAAGCGCATATTGTTCATAGACAATTATGACAGTAAAAAGCGCTatgcaaatgcaattttattgaCTATATCTGTAACCAATAAACAAACTTTGGTGTAGTCCATAATTTTAACGACAGAACGCTTGCTAGCACAAAAAAACTACTACATCtgcatatttttggtttgtgtcACCTATTTTTGTTCCTGATTAGTGGGCACAGTCTTCCTAACGCATGCACACATCGCAGTCTTTTCACATCGCAGCCACAAGCCATGCACGCGCACAGCAGGTGTGTGCTGAGAGCTGAGTTGGCCAACAGGGGTCGCTTGAGCGATGAACACTCCCATCCTCGGTGACAGAATCTCTTTCTACGGCTCTGCATTGGGCAACAAATTAAGCGCCATCCCTGCTTCAACATCCATGCttcaaaattaataataaccaACCTGCATCTTTGTTATTACACCAAGAGAGGGCAGTAACGGATGTGCTTCTACAGGATTGTGCCTTAAAAATATCCCGTCAGAAAACACATCAGACCCCATTTCTTACCAGCCCCTGCATCTGCTATTACTGCAAGAACAGGGAGAAAAGCTCAAAAATGCGCTGTGACAAAGGGGGTTATCGTACACTAGCTGTGTTAGAGGgggaatgtgttgtgtgtttccaCGGTCCTGTCTGAAGCTTGAAGCATACCGGTTGTAAGCTGAGCTAAGATACTTTACTGTTTTTGGTGTCCCTCACAGcctagtattttttatttgcttaagtGGGTCCTGTGATTCCTATTCATGCCAACAGTGCTCCTTGTGAACAGCTCTCCGTCTTGTCAATGCCTTCTTGCAAGAAATTCTCAATCAGCTTTACctctttctgcatttttaacatgttattttctttgcttttctccttttttctccccagtttggaatgccaaATCATGCTCATTCTGCAATCTTCATCACAGcctctgtttgttgttttgggaaAGCGTAGACAGACATGTGCTCTGAATTTCAGAATGTGATGTCAGCCAGCTCTTGTTATCACACCACAAGACTCACAAACATGAATTGGAGGAGGTCACTTCATGAGCAGCTCAACAGATGAACTTACGATCGACGAGTGGGGGTTGCTGATACGCAATCATCCTGGCCAACTCATACCCTTCCATCCCAGACCAAAGCCGTGGCCAGTTGTGCATTGCCCTGGGGGTTTGACAACTACAGTTGGCACTGGCCTGGTCTAGTTTTGATGGCGGACCATGAGGCCTATCCATGTACTAGAACAGTACAACTCAGCAGCCACTTCCTCTGCAGTTGAAGTGTTGAGATGAACAGGaaactacaaaataattttatttttgacttaAAGGCCCAGTGGACAGCAAACCCTATATAATTTCCCAATACACCCTGCTGTGGTCCTAGTAATAACTCTGTGTGTACCCTTTGTGGGggcaccttagtgacatcataaccctgtgccaagaatctcggagtggtgatggacaacaggttgtccctctccaagaacatcgcagcggtAAGCCGGGcttgcagatttttcctgtataacatccggagaatccgcccatttctcaccacctactcaacccagctcctggtccaagtactaccccgcctggactactgcaactctcttctggctggactaccggcacctgccatcagacccctgcaactcatccagaatgctgcagctcgtctggtcttcaacctccccagacactcccacgtcactcccctgctcactaccctccactggctgcctgttatggctcgcatcaaatttaaaacattggatcagccccagcatacctccacaagatcttcaaaccctacatgccagccagacccctccgttccgctacctcaggatgcctggcacctccccctcttcgcacctgcacttcccgaacacgtctcctgtctgttctggccccacaatggtagaatgacctccccgtggaggtcagaacagctgagaccctgacccacttcaagcgacaactgaagactcacctcttcaggctgcacctctccccatccctccctacctccctgtaatccctaaattgactgtaagcttagggttgtaactaggtagctgtttcgtaggtgactaaGTTAATGC
This window contains:
- the prim1 gene encoding DNA primase small subunit isoform X2, which translates into the protein MPACNYDSASLPDLLPLYYRRLFPFAQYYRWLNYGGVTKNYFQNREFSFTLKDDIYVRYQSFSNQSELEKEMQKMNPYKIDIGAVYSHRPNQHNTVKSGTFQALEKELVFDIDMTDYDDVRSCCSSADICPKCWTLMTIAIRILDRALREDFGFRHCLWVYSGRRGVHCWVCDDSARRLPVAARSAVCEYLSLVKGGEETLRKVQLSDPIHPSIKESLAVVEHYFPQYALVDQDILGSKESADKVLALLPDEVRKDLATFFQSERSPTKRWERLKALVQQKRTSSKKAVHTEKEIMLQYCYPRLDVNVSKGVNHLLKSPFSVHPKTGRISVPIDLRELDKFDPFDVPTISLICEELNQPRPEEEKEEVKDSEREVGERRKIRDYKRTSLAKYIKVFDNFLDGMERSRKGELLRKSDLQKDF